Below is a window of Mesomycoplasma bovoculi M165/69 DNA.
ACTTGCTTGATTTGAATTATTTTCACTTTTAAAAACAACTTGATAACCAAGATGATTTCCAAGTTTAAGTAATGGAAAACCAAAATTTGAGTTTGCTAAAAATCTCAATTTAGCATAAAAAGCCAAAAGTAAATCCGCTAAATTGTCAATTGGAACTTGTTTGCTCTTGTCATTTTTGTAATAAGGTTGAACACCACTAAAAAAACCTGATTTTTCACTTAAATTTTGGATACTTTTATTATTAAATGTTGCAATTTTGTGCAAAATTTGATTAGAATCCTCTGTTGCAAAATCATTTTTAATTGATGCTAAATCAAAAGGGATATACAATGTTGATAAATATAGAATCTTATCACTTGAATCATCTTTATTAAACACATATGATGTATCTAAATAATCATGATTGAAACTAAATAATTTAAATTTGAACTTGCTATTAGAATTCTTTTCTTTTGGATTTATAAAGTGGATTTCACTTAACTTTTCAAAGATTTTATTTGGCTCATTGTTAAAAAATATTGTATCTTCGCTAACAAAACCTGCTGATTTTAAAATCTCTAAAAAATAAACTGCAACATTATAGATACCCTGATGTGCAAGATCAAATAGAAAGCGCGGAACATCTAAATTATTCTTGAACAACTTAGATTCTACATTAATAATTTGATTTTGCTCTTCAATTTTATTTTGACCAATTTTTGAATTATCTATAAGCATTTCAGGCGAAATACTTTTAAAATCTCTTGAAATTGCTTGCAGTTTTTGTTCATCATTTAGTTGCAAACCATAAAAATCAGGTTTTTCTAAAATGTCACTTACTTGATTGTATTCTTGATTTTCTATCAGATTTTCCAAGTGATTTATTCCGATAGGATTTGAAGATTTTGAATCAAAAGGTTGGACTTTATCTGAATCATATTGATATTTAGAAGATAATCAATGATAGATGGTATCAGATTCTGTGGAACCATTTTCTTGTTTTGAATTTAAAAAATTTAAATTACTAATTTTAATTTCAATTTTTTTTACAGTTGAAACATCAATGAATTTAGTTTTAATTTCTACCAAACCATCAACCTTTAAATAAGGTGTGTTCTCTTTATTGTCCAAATAAATTTGCAAACTATCAGAATCTAATTTAAAATTAATTTCAAAAAATTTATCCAAATTTTCTTTGGTAATATCGTTCAAATTTGCATCTATAAAATTTAGTTGCTTAATTAATGGTTTTTTCAAACTATTAGATATTATTGATAATAAATAATTGTCTTTATCTTTTTTGCTAACAAAAAAACTACTTTTAAAAATGTGTAAAAAATCAAAAACAGATATTAATGATAAGTCAAATTTTGTATTTTTGGTTCCATTATTTGTCAAGTTATTTTGCCATTGTTGTCACCACAGTTGTCTAATTGAATTAATATTTAAATTTTGTAGGTTTATTGAATCTTTAAAGCTTTGCTTAAAAAAATCAGTTACTTTAAGATCTGAAAAACTAAATGAATTATCAAAATTAGTTTTACCAAACAAGTCAACAATATTGAGTGGCACAGCAATTATTTTAGATTCTTTATCTTTATTATTTGCTCACTTACTTTGATCTTGAATGAAAAAATACAAATTATTATTTTTACTAGTAATTCATTGGTTTTGATTACTAGGATTTTTAACTAGTTGAAAATCAGAATTACCTTCAGTTCTAAATCTACTTTTTGTATTTAGTTCAAAAAGTATTTCATTAAAATTTAAAAAATTTTCCAAATATTTTTTGGTTTCATTAGAAGTGATTTGTTTGTTGACATTGTTTAAAAAATCATTTAAGGAAACAAACTGAAGCGCTGTTGAAACCATTGTGTTTTTCACACTTTTGTCTTGAGTTGCAGTGCTTTCATTACTTTGTTGAAAACTAAATAAAATATTTTTATTAGGTTTTATTTTACTTGCTATATTTTTAATTCGTTCATCTAGTTGACTAGGTTGAATAACTTTTTGTTTTAAAGAACTTGCTATACCAACAGAAGTAGCAAGTACAATAGAACTTGCAATAACACTCAAACCAATTAGGATAAGTTTTTTCTTATCGTTTTTCTTAATTTTGTATATTTTCATATTTTAAATTTTTAAAAATACCTTTTATTTTACAAAAAAGAAAAAATTTATAATGTAATTCTTGGGAAAATAACAGCAGATTTTATTATTTTTTGATTTGCAAACTTATTAAAATTGAGAATTAAATCAAGACTTGTAGCCAAATTAGCTAAAGTCTGTGATACTTTTTGAGCAACTTTTGGCATTGCAACACTAAACATTACATTTGTTGCATAAATACCATTTAAAAGAGCAACTAAAATTGTGTTAAGTCTAACATCATCTTGACAAGCTCAAGGCTTTGCTAAATCAATGTATAAATTTAGTGATTTTCCTAAATTTATAGCAACTTTTAAAGCTTTATCAACTTCTAAATTATCAAAAAGTCTACTATATTCTTTTTGAGATTGTTCAATTTCACTATAAATATCTTTATCTATTTGTTCTAAAACATTGCTATCGAAAACTAAATTGCATTGTTGATTTTTATCAATGAGTGCCACTGTTCTACTAATTAGATTGCCAAAATTATTAGCTAAAGTAGCGTTGTAAAATAAAGTTAAATTAGTTTCATCAAAAATTCCATCTTGACCTAAAGGAATTTGGGTTGCAAAAAATAATTTAATAACTTCTGAGTCATACTTTGCCAAAATATCCAGTGGATCAATTACATTACCTTTAGATTTAGACATTTTTCCTTCATTTGTGACCAATCAACCATGAGTGATTATGTTTGTTGGTAATCTAAAATCAAGTGCTTTTAAAAAAATTGGTCAATAAATACAGTGGAAACGAGTAATCTCCTTACCAACTACATGAACAATTTGTTCACTTTCAAGTCAATAACTATTATTTGGATCACCTTCAACAACATTTAAAGTACTCACATAATTAAATAATGCATCTAGTCAAACATAAATAACATGTTTTGGATCAATTTCAGTTGGAATTCCCCAACTTTGGCGAGTTCTAGTAACTGAAAGATTTTCGAGACCTTTTTCAATAAAATTCTTAATTAATTCATTTTTAATTTTTTCTTCACTAATAAAATTGGGATGTTTGTTTCAAAAATCAACTAGTCAATCTTGCATTTTTTGCATATCAAAAAAGTATGATTCTTCTTCAATTTCTTCAACTTTAGCCCCACTAACTGGGTGATAATATGCACCATCTTTAAAAACAGCTTGCTTTGGAGTTAAAAATTCTTCATCACTAACTGAATAAAGTCCACGATAAAAATCTTTGTAAATATAGCCTTTTTCAACCAATTTGGTAAAAATTTGCTTCACAAATTTTTTATGTGGTTCATTTGTTGTGCGAATAAAAAAGTCATAATCAATGTCAAATTTTTTTCACAAATCAACAAACTTTGCAGCTGTTTGATCTACAAAAGTTTGCGGCTCTAGACCTACTTTAGCAGCGCTTTGAGCAATTTTTTGCCCATGTTCATCTGAACCTGTAAGCATTTTTGCATCAAAACCTTGCAATCTTTTGTAATTTCGGATCACTCATGCAATTGTTGTTGTGTAAAGGTGGCCGATATGTAAATTGCCAGAAGCATAATAAATTGGAGTAGTTATATAAAATTTTTTAGCCATTTTTCACCTTTTTGCAAACATAAAGTTTTTGAATTTCTTTGCGATATACATGTTTAGTTTTGTCTTTGGGATGTAAGTACAAAATTGGAAGATAATGTCCTCCTCAAGAACTTGCAAACTCAGCTTGAACTAACACAAATTTTGGAGCCTCGCCCAATCTGGGAGCTACAAACTGAGTTTTTTTGGGTTCAAATTTGTGTAATCTAAGCAATTCTAGTAAGTCAACATAGCGTTCAATTGGTAATACAAGTGCAAGTTTGCCCTTTTGATCCAAAATTTTTCCAGCACCTACAATAAGCTCTTCTAGTGTCAAATCAACTTCATAAATTGCTCTTTTGATTTCATCACTAACATTTTTAATTATTTTTGTATCCATCTTATAATAAGGTGGATTGGCAAAAACTAAATGATATTTTTGCCCAACACGAGCATTATGCTCTTTTCAAAAATCATTAAAATCAGCTTCAATAACATTAATTTGGCTTTGTTTATCATTCAAAACAACATTTTCTTTGGCCAAATTGATTGCTTTTTTGTTGATTTCAATAGCATCTATTTGTAATTTTGAATCTCTATGAGCTACAAAAATTGATAAGGCTCCATTGTTGGCACCAACTTCACAAGCCCGCTTAATTTTTTTACCAAGATCAATAAAATTTCCAAGCAAGATAGTGTCCACAGAATAGTTAAACATCGACTTGTCTTGTCAAATTTTAAGATCTGGATTATAACCTAAATTATTTAATACTTTCGTCATCTCTTCACTGAATTAAGCGTTTATTTTCTTGATAGTAACGACCAAATTTAGCTATTTTTGTACCATTTAGCATTGTTGCATCTGCGCTAAAATTATAGTTTATTTTTGTCATAAACTCACCGACACCATAGCTATCAACAGGTGCTTGGTTGGCTTCAAAATAAGCTATTTTTTCAGCATCAAATCCAGATGAAACAATAATTTTAACATGTTTACCATTGTGTTCATTTAACGCCAAACGCAAATTTTTAATCAAATTTAAGCTAACTCCAAAATCTTCAGGTTTTGGATTGGTAAATGATTTATCAACTACATTTTGCGATGTATCAACACGCACTCCATAGAGTTTATCGCCAAATTCGGCAAGCACTTTTAGTGAGTCAGTGATAACATCATTATTAAAATCAACAAGAGCTATAAGTTCATCTTCAGGAAACATCCGGTGATAAGCCTTGCAAGCTTCTACTATGTTTCCAGAAAAATTTTGGATTAATGCATGAGGCATTGATCCAAAATTTGACATTTCATACTCGCCATTTTGGGCTATGGAACTAAAGACTTTAACCCCTCCCAAGCGAGCAGCTTTGCCATCAATTTGTTGGAGTAAATAATGATCGCTTCTATCAGCCATATAAATAATTTCTTTGCCTTTTGCAGCTTCAACACATTTATAAGCATTTGTTGCAATAGAAGTTGAACGAGCTAAAATCCCATCTATAATTCCTTCATAAATTCCAAATTCATGTAAGGGACCTTCTAATTCTAAAACCACTTCTCTGCTAGAAATTAAGCTTCCTTCGGGTAAAAATTTAATTTTATACTTGCTAGTATCAGTGTTTTTTTTCAAAAATTCAAGCGCTTCATTAATACCAGCTAAAACAGCTAATTCTTTTCTTTGAAAAAATTGCAAAACAACAATGTTACTTGGGTTATTTTTTGCAACTATTTTTTCTGTTTTAAAAAAATAGTCTGCTACAAATTTATTAATTTTTATCATTTCAAATCACTTATTAAATTATCTTATAAGCCTTTTCTATAATATAAATTATAGTTTATTATTAAAAAACATTTTTAAATTAGTGAACATAATTTAAATTTTAATTGATAAAAATTTTAGAAAAATCAGCAATTTTGGCTGATTTTTTATGTTTTTGCAAAAAAAATTACACAAATCTTAAATCTAAAAAACAATGAAAATCTAGTGCTTTTATATAGTGAAAATAAAAAAAATAATTTTTTTTGACAATTAAAATTAAAAAAATGTATAATTGTGGGTGATAGTGGTAATAAGTGAATATGTTTGGAACTATTTTAAGAGCTTTAGATGAAAAAAATAGAATTGTATTACCCCCTAATTTTCGCGAAGAAATAGGAGAACAATTCTATTTATCTATTAGTTTAGAGCAAATTCTTGAAATACGTAGCAAACATAACTTTGATGCACTTGCTGAAAAACTAAATCAAAGAAATTCTCTAGATAAAAGTTTTAGGGATTTTACAAGATATTTTTTTGGTAATACTGTCAAAGTTAGTCTTGATGGTCAAGGTCGGTTCTTGATTCCCAAGAATCTTCTTGACCTAGCTGCTATCGAAAAACAGCTCTATTTAGTTGGCGTTGGTAAAAAAATTGAAATCTGACCAAAGCATCGTTATGAAGCCTTTAATAGTTTTTTTACAGATAAGGAAAATGTTGCTAAGTTAGAAGAAAAACTAGTTGAATCAGGGGTAGAGTTATAATGCATATTCCTGTTTTGTTAAAAGAACTAGTTGATCAATTAAATATTAACCCAGATGGCATATATGTTGATCTCACCCTTGGTCGAGGTGGACATTCAATTGCCATTTTAAAAAAATTAACAACTGGCAAATTAATTGTTTTTGACAAAGACAAACAAGCAATTGAAGCTAGCAAAAACAAGTTACTTGCAATTTCAAAAAATGTTATTTTTGTTTGATCTGACTTTGCTAATTTTGAAAATCATATGAATGAGTTAGGGATTAGTAAAGTTGATGGTATTGTTGCCGATTTGGGTGTTAGTTCACCACAAATCGATGACCCTGAACGAGGTTTTTCTTATCGCTTTGATGCTCGTGTAGATATGCGAATGGATCAAAGCCAAACTCTTGATGCTCATCAAATTCTCAACAGTTATAGTGAGCAACAATTAATTGAAATCTTAGCAAATTATGGTGAAATTAAACCAGCACGTCAAATTGCCAAAGCTATTATTTCAAACAGACCTGTCAATACCACATTTGAACTTGTAAATATTGTACGCAATTGTTTATCTCCTGCGTTGTTAGCTAAAAAAAATTTAGTGAAAAATGTCTTTCAGGCATTGCGGATTGCAGTTAATGGCGAACTTGATGCTTTGCAATCGTTGTTGTTTTGTTTCCTTTCTTTCTTAAAGCAAGGTGGAAAGTTTGCAGTAATTACATTTCATTCACTAGAAGACAAACTTGTTAAATTTAGCTTTAAAAAATTGCTAGATAAAAATAAAACTCCTTTTTTTGTCAAAGATGAACCTAGTTGTTTTGTAAAAACGATTTGACCGACTTTGCAAGAAATCGAATCAAATCCTAGATCTAAAAGTGCTAAATTGCGAATTTTAACAAAACTAAAGGATGAAAATGAAAGAAAAATTTAGTGAAATTATGCTAATGGGATTAGGTAATTTTGGAGTGCAAAATGTAAAAAAATTGCCTCAAACTAATTTTTCAAAGTTTTACATTAATATCAAAAGTGAAATGATTGGTCAATTTGACTTTGATCAAAGTATCATTTTAGATAGCGATGGTTTTGGCTATGATAGTAATTTGGCACACCAAATGGTACTAGACTACAAAGAAGTGATTAAATCCAAATTAGCAAATGTTAAATTTTTGTTTTTATTTGCTAGTCTTGGAGGTGCAACTGGTTCTGGAGCAATTCGTGCTTTAGCACAAATTGCAAAAGAACTTAACATCATCACTATTGCTGTAGTAGTATTACCAAATGATATTGAATGAAAATTCAAAGAAGAAAATAGTAAGGATACATTGGATTTTATAGTTGATAAAGTTGATTCTCTTGTTGTCATATCTGGTAAAAATTTTTCAGAAACATATGAAAATTTTCAACAGAGTGATTTAGACAAGCTCATTAATAATAAACTTCAAGACATTGTGGAAGTGATAACTGATACAGTAATTCAAGAAAATGAAGTTATTCCAATCAACCTTTCACTTATGAAATCTGCTTTAAAAAGCAACAAACACTTATATGTAAGTCAAGCAATAGCAACTGGTGATAACGATAAAATTTGACGCTCAAAAAGAGTGGCTAATGATTTGTTTGCCAACCCTGCTGAGCAATTTGATTGAAAAAAATTTGATGAATTACTTATTTCAATAAGTGCTTCAGAAACAATTACTCAACTTGAAATTAAAAATATTTTAGATTCAATTAAATCTAAATTTGATAGCAACAAACTAAATTATTCATACTGTCTCTTAAGAAGAAACGAACTAGTTAATGACATCAAAGTTGGTCTAATAGCTAGTGAAAAACGCTATAATTTCAAAGAGAGTAATTATCCAACAAATTCAGATACACTTAATGAATTTGACTTAAATGATTTAGATTTGGATACACTAGTCGATTAAAGATGAGCAATTTACTTTAAGGCAACTAAAAAGCTAGATGATGTATGGCGAAGTTTGGCAATTTAGTTAAATTGAATTAAATTTTAAAAAAACCTCAATTGAGGTTTTTTTTATTTATTTTTTTGAGCATTTTGTGCCAAAATTTGTTCTGCCTTATTAGGAAGTGATTGACCAAAAGAAAAGTAGCTAAAAATTTTTTGAAAAGCTTGCGGGGGAATGCATAAGTCTTTCAATTTGTCATCAGTGATGCTCAAATCAAGTTCTTTAGCACCCTTTTCCAAATCTCAAGCAAATTCTGGATTAGCCACAAAAGCTGATGTAATACCGATTAAGTCTGCATATAAACTAGCTTGATTTATTTTTTGCGCGCTATTTATAGAACCACTAATAATTAATGGAATTCTATGATTTAAATATTGATAAACCACTTTAGAAACTAGTTCATTATAATAAATACCTTTAGAGCGAACTTTATTTAAAAACACACTTCGACCTCAACTCGCAATTGCTAAGTATGATAACTTAATTTTTTTAGCAAAAATAATTTCAAAAAGATCAATAAAATCTTCAATTGTATAACCAAGTTCATCTCCGCGAGTTTCTTCAGGTGTAAAACGAAATCCTAAAATAAAATCTGTAGTTGCAAATTCCTCAATCACTTGACTAACCCCTTCTAAGACTTGCAAAATAAATCGAGAACGATTTTCAATGGTGCTGCAACCATATTCATCATTGCGTTTATTGTAAAAACAAGAAAAAAATTGTTGGGGAAGCAATTTTTGAGCACACGAAATTTCAATACCATCAAAACCAGCTTTAATTGCTCTTTTTGTGGCATTTTTATAGTCTTTTATAATTTCTTCAATTTGCATTTTAGAAAGTTCTAAGACTTTGTGAGGTTGGGGAAATTCCAAAAAATTAGCGCTAACTCCATAAGTGTGACCAACTTCATTGAGTGTTGCAAGCGAATGCGAACCAGCATGAATTAGTTGTGCAACTGCTAATTTGTGCTTTGATTTCATAGCACTTGCTAATTTAGATAAACCATAAATGTACTTATCATCACTAATGCTGATTCCATAATCAAAAAGTTTACCATTTTCACTCACATAAAGTCCACCTGTGATTGTAAGTGGTGCAGAGTGTGCTCGACGAGCCGCAAATTCAATATCTGCTAAATTTACAAAGCCTTTTTGACTTAAATTTAAATTTATTGGACAAGCAACAAACCTATTTTCAAGCAAATAACTGCCTAAATAAAAAGGATGAAAAACTTTTTTGTTCATAATCTTAAGATAAAATTACATCAATAATTTCTTGTGCTGTAATTTTGGTAAAAAATAAATTTTCTAAATCAATGGTTTCTAGTGCTTTTTGCAACTCATTTTGTTCTAACTTGCAACCTTGCAAAGCTTTTTCTAAACTTTCAAGTGATTTTTTAACAAAAAAATCACCACTAATTTTTACTTTAGAAATTCGAAAATTCTCAATTTCAAAGGAGAAATTGATAGTTCCAATGCTCAAACGAGCATCACGATTATATGAATAAGCTGGACTAGTTCCAAATGTTCAATCTCAATTTTTATATTTTTTTTGAATTAAGTCATCAATTTGACTTCAATCTTGGTCACTAAGTTGATATTTTTGAAAACTTTGCAAAGATTTTTTCTCTAATTTATCCAAAATTAAGTCTTTAAATTCAAAAGCATTCAAATTTGCAAATTCAGGTTTGAGATATTCTTTTATTTTTGCAACTCGTTGTCGAACTGATGTAATTCCTTTAGCTTCAATTTTTTTACGATTTGGTCTAAGAATTTTTTCCAAACTATCAAAATCAATGTCATAAAGTAAAGAATAACCGGCATAAATTCTATTACCATTCAATGACATAGCAGCACCTGAAACTTTTTTTCCATCAATAATTAGATCATTTTTACCACTAAAATTGACATTTTTAGCTCCCAAATCTTGTAAAATTTCAACAATTGGTGCATATAGTTCGCCATAATTTGATAACAATGATGGATGTTTACGATAAGGGAATGAAAAACAAAAATTAGCCGCTAAATCATCAATGTAAATAGCACCTCCACCTGTGTCACGTCGCACAATACTCAATTTATTGGCTTCTAAATAATCAAAATTAACTTCTAATTCAGGGTTTTGAAAATAGCCAATTTGGACATGAGCATCACAAATATATGGAAAAACAATTGTGTCTTCAGGATCAAGATTCTCAATGGCTCAGTATTGAATCGCTATTAAATAAGCACCATCTTTAATTCACTTACCATTTCTAATTGGTTCAATTAAAATCATTTTTTACCTTTCTAATTCTCAAATTTGTTCGATTAATTTAGCAATATCTTCATTAAAAATTTTGCTTTGCTTTTTAACATTTTCTTGCAAGTGATAGTTTTTAGAGTTTAATACTAGATATTTAGCTTTTGGATTGTTGATTGTCATCTGCCAAAAAGGTCATTTAATGAGTTGAGGTGTTGTATAACCAACACCAATTTCAAAAAAGACAACTTTTTTGTCTTGATTTTCTTGCAAAAAGGATTCATATTTTTGTTTTTGCAAGAAAAAATCATCATTTTCAACCATACCTTTAAAAGCAATTCTCTTGTTCACTTCTAAAAAAGCATCACAATTTGGACATTTTGGCAACAATTCCAAACTTACTTGCATGTTTTTTTGATTTAAGACCATTTTTTCAATTAATTCATTTTTTTGATAAAGTTTATTCGAACACATTTGCGAACATTGCAACAAATCATATTTACCTTGAATATAAAAAATTTTATTCTCATTAAAACCATTAACTAATAAACTATTATCAGAGTTGGTTGTGATAATAAAATAATTTTTAGTTTCAAGAATATCTTTTAACTTGGAAAATATAGAACTTTTTGGTAAGTCAAAACAATTTAATTTAATGAATCGACTATGAAAAGCTCAATAAGTTTGTCAATTAGGATAATCAAAAAGTGAAGCTTGAAGCATATCAAGGAGACGATATTTTTCAATAAAATCTCCAAAATGTTGTTCAAATCTAGAACCTGAATAACCAATGTTAGCTGCCGCTGTTAATCCAGCACCAATTCCAACAACAATAGTATCAGCGTCACTTAATAAATCCAAAATTTCTTTGGCTGATTTTTTCAAATTAAAAGTTTGGTAAGCTGTTGAATTCATTTTCATCAACTTTAGTTAATTTAATAATTCAATTTTGACGAGCATCGGCTGAGTTTAGAAGTCTTGGAGTTGTAATTGCTTCTTGATTAATTTCTACAATTTCACCAGCTAATGGTGTTTTAATTGATAAAACAGTTTTTGAAGCTTCGATTTTTAATATTTCATCATTTTTAGAAAGACTTTTGGCATTTGTGAAGCGCAAAAAACCAATAGTCCCTACATCATCTTGTAACTCAGCACTCATTGAAATTGTGACAATATTTTCTGTTTTTTCAATAATTAAAAAATTAGCAAATTTTTTCATAGTTTTCCTTATTGTTTTAATTGATAAATTTTAGCAATTTGTTCAAGGGTTTCACTTCTATTTGCATGAGTTTGTCCAAAAGGAACAATCATTATTTCCTCAAGTTGCAATTCATTGCTAAAATAGTCAATTTGTTCTTTGATTTTGACAGCATCCCCTACTATAATTTTACTTTGATGAAAAGCAAAACTTGCAATTTCTTCTTTAGTTAATATCAAGTTTTTAACTTGTTCAAAACTAGGTATTGTGTCAAACTCATTGAAAAAATTACGACCTAAAAGATATGTGCTCATAATTTGAAGATATTGTTGAATTTCCATTTCATTTGTAAGGTAATTTGCAAAAATTGCAAAAGAAACCTTACCAGTTGAATTATGTAGTTTTTTATAGGTTTTTCTATAAATTTCAATGCATTTTTTAGCATTTGTAAGATCTGGAAATAAAAAATAACCATAAATTATGCCATATTTATGTTTTGCTGCATACTTAGCAGTTTTTTCAGAAGTTATAAGTAAAAATAATTCACTTTGTTGGTTATTTTTAGGTACTAATTCAAGATTTGAGCTTTGATTTGTTGTTAATATGGATTGAATTTTGGATGTTTTAGAATAAAAAACTCTTTTACTAAAATTAATTATTTTAAACTCTTTTTGGCCAGGAGGAGTTCCTGGATTAGAGGCAAGCCCATAATAACAACGACCTGGATAAAAATTATTGAATGTCGAAATTATTTCAGCTATAGCAAAAGGTTGGCTATAGTGGACTAAAAAACCTGCAAAACCAACTTTTATTTTGCTAGTGTTTTCTAAAATTTTGGTGCCCAAAATAGTTGGTTGAGAAATACTCAATGATTTAACACTGTGGTGCTGTGTCAACCAAAAGCTATGATAACCTAATTTTTCAGAAAGTTTGGCAAGTTCTATGCTATCCAAATGACTTTGTCTAAAATTAGAATTGTAGTCAACAATACCATAATCTAAGATTGAAATTTTCATATTTAATCAAATTTGGTTCGATTTTTATAAGTTAATTTTATTCTAATCAATTAACGAATAAATTTATCAAAAACTTTGACAAAATCCTTTTTGTTTTCAGTATAAATTAGGTGACCTGTTTTTGGAATAACTTCAATTTGAATATGTGGAATTACACTCTTATAGTAAGCCATATTTTCATCTTTTAAAACAATTCCATCATTCTCACCAAGAACTAGTAACGCTGGACAACTAACTTGTTTAAGACCTTCGTCAATTTTGTCCATAATGTAATCTTGTGGCAAAGTCATCCCTAAGGCCACAATGTTGTCATTATTGTGATATTCATAATCAAAAGTAGCTGTTGCTCATTCAAGTCATTTTGGATCCTTGTATTTTTCTTTGTCATATTCATAAATAGTCATAAAATCCAACATTTGCTGTGGTGTTTTTGGGAAAAAATTGTCTTTAAATAATTGAGCTAATGGCATATTTGCTTTATTCATTGGACCAATAAAGATAATTTTTTTGATTAATTCAGGAATTAATTTATAAACTAAGGCAGCATTACCAGCTCCCATAGAGTGACCAACTAAAATTACGTCTTTAAGATTGAGAGTTTTGATAAAGCGCACCAATTCATGAGCATAATACTCCATATTCAGCTGGTGTGGCATTGCAAGTGTCATATTGCATCCTGGTAAAGTGAATGAAAAATAATTAACATCTTTTAAATCTGCCACAGCAGATCAAAAAACATTGTGATTTGAGTTGAAACCATGACAAAACACAATATTAATTTTATTGTTTTTATCATAATTTATTACATAGGGGTAATCTCAATTAAATTGATTCATATTGTCCTTTATTAATTGTTTTTAAAAAAATAAATTAGTTTATTAATTTAAATTATACTAATTTTAAAATAAAAAGTAAAAGCATTTTGAAGGTTTTTCTTCAAAAACTAGTAATTGAAAATCTAAAAATTTTAAATTACTAGTTTTTATTTTTAACAAATTATTAAAAAATAAAAGAAAAAACCAAAGTAAAACTTTGGTTTTTGTATTATATGATTTTAAAAAAACTACTATTTTAGAATTTCGGTAACAGTTCCAGCACCAACGGTTCTTCCACCTTCACGGATAGAGAATTTAGTTCCTTGCTCAACAGCAATAGGTGCAATAAGTTCAACAGTTAAATCAATATTGTCACCTGGAACAACCATTTCAGCATCAAATTCTAATCCACCAGTTACGTCAGTAGTTCTAAAGTAAAATTGAGGTTTGTAGTTTTTGAAAAATGGAGTGTGACGTCCACCTTCTTCTTTTTTAAGAACA
It encodes the following:
- a CDS encoding alpha/beta fold hydrolase, encoding MNQFNWDYPYVINYDKNNKINIVFCHGFNSNHNVFWSAVADLKDVNYFSFTLPGCNMTLAMPHQLNMEYYAHELVRFIKTLNLKDVILVGHSMGAGNAALVYKLIPELIKKIIFIGPMNKANMPLAQLFKDNFFPKTPQQMLDFMTIYEYDKEKYKDPKWLEWATATFDYEYHNNDNIVALGMTLPQDYIMDKIDEGLKQVSCPALLVLGENDGIVLKDENMAYYKSVIPHIQIEVIPKTGHLIYTENKKDFVKVFDKFIR